A window from Bosea sp. ANAM02 encodes these proteins:
- a CDS encoding AzlC family ABC transporter permease, whose amino-acid sequence MSVSADWNWQRVALAGMRDALTLPAWIVGFGLIGIGSLARDVGYPVDVAVLSTILVWAGPSQVLFFASIAAGAAWSAIVIAIAFASLRFLPMTMAILPLLRRPGQSVWQQLLLAHYVAVTAWSEGLRRLPGIPPHQRVAYFLGFANTCMLVSSIGTFAGYYLLGALPVPFAAGLLCLTPMFFLISLMAGLRHRGDVAALLLGLAFAPISARFIGGGFDLIVAGLIAGTVAFLIGRRRKPA is encoded by the coding sequence ATGAGCGTATCCGCCGACTGGAATTGGCAGCGCGTCGCGCTGGCCGGCATGCGCGACGCGCTCACGCTGCCGGCCTGGATCGTCGGTTTCGGGCTGATCGGCATCGGCTCGCTCGCCCGCGATGTCGGCTATCCCGTCGATGTCGCCGTGCTCTCGACCATCCTGGTCTGGGCCGGGCCGTCGCAGGTGCTGTTCTTCGCCTCGATCGCCGCCGGCGCGGCCTGGAGCGCGATCGTGATCGCGATCGCCTTCGCCTCGCTGCGCTTCCTGCCGATGACCATGGCGATCCTGCCGCTGCTGCGCCGGCCCGGCCAGAGCGTCTGGCAGCAGCTCCTGCTGGCCCATTACGTCGCCGTCACCGCCTGGAGCGAAGGTTTGCGGCGCCTGCCCGGCATCCCCCCGCATCAGCGCGTCGCCTATTTCCTCGGCTTCGCCAATACCTGCATGCTGGTGAGCTCGATCGGAACCTTCGCGGGATACTACCTGCTCGGCGCGCTGCCGGTTCCGTTCGCAGCCGGCCTGCTCTGCCTGACGCCGATGTTCTTCCTGATCTCGCTGATGGCCGGCCTGCGCCATCGCGGCGATGTGGCGGCGCTTCTCCTCGGGCTTGCCTTCGCGCCGATCTCGGCGCGGTTCATCGGCGGCGGCTTCGACCTGATCGTCGCGGGCCTCATCGCTGGGACCGTGGCTTTCCTCATCGGACGGAGGCGGAAGCCGGCATGA
- a CDS encoding GNAT family N-acetyltransferase: protein MSEAGNGDLTVRVATSLKAVPAGAWNACANPYALGDAISASATPPSDPALDRDNPFVSHEFLMALEESRCTGGRTGWSPAYLLVEDEVGQLLAAAPSFLKSHSQGEYVFDHGWADAYERAGGRYYPKLQVAAPFTPATGPRLLVADTPRADEARAALIGGLEALRGHTQASSVHVTFAQEPDIGALKQAGYLERNDLQFHWQNESFGSYDDFLATLASRKRKALKRERREALSAGITIDVLSGNDLTEAVWDDFFSFYEDTGSRKWGRPYLNRAFFSAVGAAMGERIVLVMAKRAGRHIAGAINFRGANTLYGRNWGCIEDHPFLHFEVCYHQAIDYAIAHGLARVEAGAQGEHKLARGYRPVITRSLHHIADPGLRRPVAAYLAQEREQVAAAREALAAESPFRRTEIADD from the coding sequence TTGAGCGAAGCGGGGAACGGCGATCTCACCGTTCGTGTCGCGACCTCGCTCAAGGCCGTCCCCGCCGGCGCATGGAACGCCTGCGCCAATCCTTACGCGCTGGGGGATGCCATCTCGGCGTCCGCCACGCCGCCCAGCGATCCCGCGCTCGACCGGGACAATCCCTTCGTCAGTCATGAATTCCTCATGGCACTGGAGGAGAGCCGCTGCACCGGTGGCCGTACCGGCTGGTCACCGGCCTATCTGCTGGTCGAGGACGAGGTCGGCCAGTTGCTGGCTGCAGCGCCCAGCTTCCTGAAGAGCCACAGTCAGGGCGAATATGTCTTCGACCATGGCTGGGCCGATGCCTATGAGCGCGCCGGCGGGCGCTACTATCCGAAGCTCCAGGTCGCCGCCCCCTTCACCCCGGCCACCGGCCCGCGCCTGCTGGTCGCCGACACCCCGCGCGCCGACGAGGCCCGCGCCGCCCTGATCGGTGGGCTGGAGGCCCTGCGTGGACACACGCAAGCCTCCTCGGTCCATGTCACCTTCGCGCAGGAACCGGATATTGGCGCGCTGAAACAGGCCGGCTATCTCGAACGCAACGACCTGCAGTTCCATTGGCAGAACGAGAGCTTCGGCAGCTATGACGACTTCCTGGCGACGCTGGCCTCACGCAAGCGCAAGGCACTGAAGCGCGAGCGGCGCGAGGCGCTCTCTGCCGGGATCACGATCGATGTCCTGTCGGGCAACGACCTCACCGAGGCGGTCTGGGACGATTTCTTCTCGTTCTACGAGGATACCGGCTCGCGCAAATGGGGCCGGCCCTATCTCAACCGCGCGTTCTTCTCGGCGGTCGGCGCGGCGATGGGCGAGCGGATCGTACTGGTGATGGCGAAACGTGCCGGGCGTCATATCGCCGGCGCCATCAATTTCCGCGGCGCCAACACGCTCTACGGTCGCAACTGGGGCTGCATCGAGGATCATCCCTTCCTGCATTTCGAGGTCTGCTACCACCAGGCCATCGACTATGCGATCGCGCACGGCCTCGCCCGCGTCGAGGCCGGCGCGCAGGGCGAGCACAAACTCGCACGCGGCTACCGGCCGGTCATCACCCGCTCTCTGCACCATATAGCCGATCCGGGCCTGCGCCGGCCCGTTGCCGCCTATCTCGCGCAGGAGCGCGAGCAGGTCGCGGCGGCCCGCGAAGCGCTCGCAGCCGAAAGCCCCTTCCGCAGGACGGAAATCGCTGATGACTGA
- a CDS encoding AzlD domain-containing protein → MTQPIAMLDGPLWPYLALMLFAVLPTEIWRWLAVGFSRGLANDSPLLEWVRAVATALLAGIVAKLMVSPPGVLAAAPAWLRVAALAAAAGVMLFDKRRMMLAVLAGETVLIGGVWLFAG, encoded by the coding sequence ATGACCCAGCCGATCGCCATGCTCGACGGGCCGCTCTGGCCCTATCTCGCGCTGATGCTCTTCGCCGTGCTGCCGACGGAGATCTGGCGCTGGCTCGCGGTCGGGTTCTCGCGCGGGCTTGCCAATGATTCGCCGCTGCTCGAATGGGTGAGGGCGGTCGCGACCGCGCTGCTCGCAGGGATCGTCGCCAAGCTGATGGTGTCGCCGCCCGGCGTGCTTGCGGCGGCTCCGGCCTGGCTCCGCGTCGCGGCGCTGGCGGCCGCAGCCGGGGTCATGCTCTTCGACAAGCGCCGGATGATGCTGGCGGTGCTCGCCGGCGAAACCGTGCTGATCGGCGGCGTCTGGCTGTTCGCGGGCTAG
- a CDS encoding RidA family protein, translated as MNAADTRLAELGITLPTPAAPIANYVPYVITGNLLVISGQLCFGLDGKLADKHKGKLGAEIFNEAGLEAARLCAINVLAQAKAALGGDLGRITRCVRLGGFINAAPHFSALPAIMNGASDLMVEVLGDAGRHARSTIGVAELPADAAVEVEAMFEIA; from the coding sequence ATGAATGCCGCCGATACCCGCCTCGCCGAACTCGGCATCACCCTGCCGACCCCGGCCGCGCCCATCGCCAACTACGTGCCCTATGTGATCACCGGCAACCTGCTGGTCATCTCGGGCCAGCTCTGCTTCGGGCTCGACGGCAAGCTCGCGGACAAGCACAAGGGCAAGCTCGGCGCGGAGATCTTCAACGAGGCCGGGCTTGAAGCCGCCCGCCTCTGCGCCATCAACGTTCTCGCCCAAGCCAAAGCCGCCCTCGGCGGCGATCTCGGCCGCATCACGCGCTGCGTCCGCCTCGGCGGCTTCATCAATGCGGCCCCGCATTTCTCCGCGCTGCCGGCAATCATGAACGGCGCATCCGACCTGATGGTCGAGGTGCTCGGCGACGCGGGTCGTCATGCCCGCTCGACCATCGGCGTCGCCGAACTGCCGGCCGATGCCGCCGTCGAGGTCGAAGCGATGTTCGAGATCGCCTGA
- a CDS encoding carboxymuconolactone decarboxylase family protein — MSQRLNAFQIAPEAYKAMLVLQDYVNNSALEHSLMELVKIRASQINRCAYCLHMHVLDARKAGESEARINLLNAWEESELYTPRERAALRWTEELTRASERSPSDAAYAELKEHFSEKDMVDLTFAIGAINTWNRINVGFRTRHPADRPRKTEAAA; from the coding sequence ATGAGCCAACGCCTCAACGCCTTCCAGATCGCGCCCGAAGCCTACAAGGCCATGCTGGTCCTGCAGGACTACGTCAACAACTCGGCCCTCGAACACAGCCTGATGGAGCTGGTCAAAATCCGCGCCTCGCAGATCAACCGCTGCGCCTATTGCCTGCACATGCATGTGCTCGACGCGCGCAAGGCCGGCGAGAGCGAGGCGCGCATCAACCTGCTCAATGCCTGGGAGGAATCCGAGCTCTATACGCCGCGCGAGCGCGCCGCCCTGCGCTGGACGGAAGAGCTGACCCGCGCCTCCGAGCGCAGCCCGAGCGACGCGGCCTATGCCGAGCTCAAGGAGCATTTCAGCGAGAAGGACATGGTCGACCTGACCTTCGCCATCGGCGCGATCAACACCTGGAACCGCATCAATGTCGGCTTCCGCACGCGCCACCCGGCCGACCGGCCGCGCAAGACCGAGGCTGCCGCCTGA
- a CDS encoding 2'-5' RNA ligase family protein, producing the protein MTDEAVKHARPHPEELRSGLSKDAPDASGASTNILRDAAPDGAAPQDEGSGRSISFCEDDELGYRRSLTDFTSPLTLDESYRLAHLPLVAPAHPGVVARREGKFYEMGRHPAVYSLVLPVADTALRSSHAFLALEAELKATPFAGKIAWDILPKRQDRLHATVCGSLSLAEPPTISGETRKALRKIEPFTVELRGIFSGNVNRGRLYLPVYPEKRVGRNMLQEVQAAFGRAPGDLWLIGLYNLTDDLDANETAALAEIVARWWSKPLLRLTVTELQVMGASDDLVLDAHVETVLPLGA; encoded by the coding sequence ATGACTGACGAAGCCGTCAAACACGCGCGCCCCCATCCTGAGGAGCTGCGCAGCGGCCTCTCGAAGGATGCTCCAGATGCTTCCGGAGCCTCGACGAACATCCTTCGAGACGCCGCTCCCGACGGAGCGGCTCCTCAGGATGAGGGCTCGGGTCGATCAATATCGTTCTGCGAGGATGATGAACTCGGCTATCGCCGTAGCCTCACCGATTTCACGAGCCCGCTGACGCTCGACGAGAGCTACCGTCTGGCGCATCTGCCGCTGGTCGCACCCGCGCATCCCGGTGTCGTCGCCCGGCGCGAGGGCAAGTTCTACGAGATGGGCCGCCACCCGGCGGTCTATTCGCTGGTTCTGCCGGTAGCGGACACCGCCCTCCGCTCTTCGCACGCCTTCCTTGCGCTGGAGGCCGAGCTGAAGGCCACACCCTTCGCCGGCAAGATCGCCTGGGACATCCTGCCGAAACGGCAGGACCGCCTGCATGCGACGGTCTGCGGCTCGCTGAGCCTTGCCGAGCCTCCCACGATCTCCGGCGAAACGCGCAAAGCCCTGCGCAAGATCGAGCCCTTCACCGTTGAACTGCGCGGCATCTTCTCCGGCAACGTCAATCGCGGCCGGCTCTATCTCCCGGTCTATCCGGAGAAGCGCGTCGGCCGGAATATGTTGCAGGAGGTCCAGGCCGCCTTCGGCCGGGCGCCGGGCGATCTCTGGCTGATCGGCCTCTACAACCTCACCGACGATCTCGACGCCAACGAGACCGCGGCGCTGGCCGAGATCGTCGCGCGCTGGTGGAGCAAGCCGCTGCTCCGCCTCACCGTGACGGAGCTGCAGGTCATGGGCGCAAGCGACGACCTCGTGCTCGACGCCCATGTCGAAACGGTGCTGCCGCTCGGCGCCTGA
- a CDS encoding cell envelope integrity EipB family protein translates to MNGTVSKLATLASGVLAGVLVLAAMPARAQTASERVVLAPHRAVYDLVLDSTKPSGNIETAKGRIAFEFTGDACEGYALSFRQVTQLGTDAGPRLIDARTTSFEAGDGANYRFKTESTAGGNKPDTVDGTAQKSGSGYEVKLRQPKVETHRESRDALFPNAQMKAVIQAARAGQKTLSVRLYDGANSGKEAYDTLSIIGKRIEAEPSEKPLQRPEFEKLARWPVTISYFKAGSGESTPAYSINFELYENGVTGAIRLDYGTFSLRGTLTRLDLLPQEPCAK, encoded by the coding sequence ATGAACGGAACAGTCTCGAAGCTCGCGACCCTGGCGAGCGGGGTTTTAGCGGGGGTGCTGGTTCTGGCCGCAATGCCGGCCCGGGCGCAGACGGCATCCGAGCGGGTGGTTCTGGCGCCGCATCGCGCCGTCTACGACCTCGTGCTCGACAGCACCAAGCCGTCAGGCAATATCGAGACCGCGAAGGGCCGCATCGCCTTCGAGTTCACCGGCGATGCCTGCGAGGGCTATGCCTTGTCCTTCCGGCAGGTGACGCAGCTCGGCACCGATGCCGGGCCGCGCCTGATCGATGCCCGAACCACCAGTTTCGAGGCCGGCGACGGCGCGAATTATCGTTTCAAGACCGAAAGCACGGCGGGCGGCAACAAGCCGGATACGGTCGACGGCACCGCGCAGAAGAGCGGCAGCGGCTATGAGGTGAAGCTGCGCCAGCCCAAGGTCGAGACACATCGCGAGAGCCGCGACGCCCTGTTTCCGAACGCGCAGATGAAGGCCGTGATCCAGGCCGCGCGCGCGGGGCAGAAAACGCTGAGCGTGCGCCTCTATGACGGCGCGAATTCCGGCAAGGAGGCCTATGACACGCTCTCGATCATCGGGAAGCGGATCGAGGCCGAGCCGTCCGAGAAGCCCTTGCAGCGCCCAGAGTTCGAGAAGCTCGCGCGCTGGCCGGTGACGATCTCCTATTTCAAGGCGGGCTCGGGCGAATCGACGCCGGCCTACAGCATCAATTTCGAGCTCTACGAGAACGGCGTCACCGGCGCGATCCGGCTCGATTACGGCACCTTCTCGTTGCGCGGCACGCTCACGCGTCTGGATCTTCTTCCTCAGGAGCCTTGCGCGAAATAG
- the clpA gene encoding ATP-dependent Clp protease ATP-binding subunit ClpA gives MPSFSRSLEQALHRALALANERRHEYATLEHLLLALVDDQDAAAVMRACSVDLDLLRRNLVDYIDAELTNLVTDGRDDSKPTAGFQRVIQRAVIHVQSSGREEVTGANVLVAMFAERESHAAYFLQEQDMTRYDAVNYISHGIAKRPGASESRPVRGAEEEGEPQREQRSEQGQAEDKDKKKKESALDAYCVNLNRKARDGRIDPLIGREAEVQRTIQILCRRQKNNPLLVGDPGVGKTAIAEGLALKITRGEVPEVLEDATVFSLDMGTLLAGTRYRGDFEERLKQVMKEIEQHPKAIMFIDEIHTVIGAGATSGGAMDASNLLKPALASGSLRCIGSTTYKEYRQYFEKDRALVRRFQKIDVNEPSVPDTIEILKGLKPYFEEFHKLRYTNDAIKAAVELSARYIHDRKLPDKAIDVIDETGASQMLVTESKRKKTIGVKEIEAAIATMARIPAKTVSKDDAEVLRNLETTLKRTVYGQEKAIEALSSSIKLARAGLRDGEKPIGCYLFAGPTGVGKTEVARQLASSLGVELIRFDMSEYMERHTVSRLIGAPPGYVGFDQGGLLTDQIDQHPHSVLLLDEIEKAHPDLFNILLQVMDHGKLTDNNGKQVDFRNIILIMTTNAGAADMARNAYGFTRTKREGDDTEAINKLFAPEFRNRLDSVISFGHLPKTVVARVVDKFVLQLEAQLADRNVTIELSEEARDWLVENGYDEAMGARPMARLIQQTIKTPLADEVLFGRLKNGGAVKVVVVQSETGIKVLGLEFPDGPAKPKPEKDVAAATAKRVPKPRAKAAATGKTSKTPPRRAPKGGGTPDGTGGGAPKASAKGVRTVPKVPLTKA, from the coding sequence TTGCCGAGTTTCTCGCGCAGTCTCGAACAGGCGCTTCACCGGGCTCTGGCTCTGGCCAACGAGCGCCGTCACGAATACGCCACCCTTGAACATCTCCTGCTCGCGCTGGTCGACGACCAGGACGCGGCCGCGGTGATGCGCGCCTGCAGCGTCGATCTCGACCTGCTCAGGCGCAATCTCGTCGACTATATCGACGCGGAGCTGACCAATCTCGTCACCGACGGGCGTGACGATTCCAAGCCGACCGCCGGCTTTCAGCGCGTCATCCAGCGCGCGGTGATCCATGTCCAGTCCTCGGGCCGCGAGGAGGTGACCGGCGCCAATGTGCTCGTCGCGATGTTCGCCGAGCGCGAGAGCCACGCCGCCTATTTCCTGCAGGAGCAGGACATGACCCGCTACGACGCGGTCAACTATATCAGCCACGGCATCGCCAAGCGCCCCGGCGCCAGCGAGAGCCGGCCCGTCCGCGGCGCCGAGGAGGAGGGCGAGCCGCAGCGCGAGCAGCGCTCCGAGCAGGGCCAGGCCGAGGACAAGGACAAGAAGAAGAAGGAAAGCGCGCTCGACGCCTATTGCGTCAACCTCAACCGCAAGGCGAGGGACGGGCGCATCGATCCGCTGATCGGCCGCGAGGCCGAGGTGCAGCGCACGATCCAGATCCTGTGCCGCCGGCAGAAGAACAATCCGCTGCTGGTCGGCGATCCCGGCGTCGGCAAGACCGCGATCGCCGAGGGCCTGGCCCTCAAGATCACCCGCGGCGAGGTGCCGGAGGTGCTGGAGGACGCGACCGTCTTCTCGCTCGACATGGGCACGCTGCTCGCCGGCACGCGCTATCGCGGCGATTTCGAGGAACGCCTCAAGCAGGTGATGAAGGAGATCGAGCAGCACCCGAAGGCGATCATGTTCATCGACGAGATCCACACGGTGATCGGCGCCGGTGCGACCTCGGGCGGCGCGATGGACGCCTCGAACCTGCTCAAGCCGGCGCTGGCCTCGGGCTCGCTGCGCTGCATCGGCTCGACCACCTACAAGGAATACCGCCAGTATTTCGAGAAGGACCGGGCGCTGGTGCGCCGCTTCCAGAAGATCGACGTCAACGAGCCGTCGGTGCCGGACACGATCGAGATCCTGAAGGGGCTGAAGCCCTATTTCGAGGAGTTCCACAAGCTGCGCTACACCAATGACGCCATCAAGGCGGCGGTGGAGCTCTCGGCGCGCTACATCCATGACCGCAAGCTGCCGGACAAGGCGATCGACGTGATCGACGAGACCGGCGCCTCGCAGATGCTGGTGACCGAATCCAAGCGCAAGAAGACGATCGGCGTGAAGGAGATCGAGGCAGCGATCGCGACCATGGCGCGCATTCCGGCCAAGACCGTCTCCAAGGACGATGCCGAGGTGCTGCGCAATCTCGAGACGACGCTGAAGCGTACCGTCTACGGGCAGGAGAAGGCGATCGAGGCCCTGTCCTCCTCGATCAAGCTCGCCCGCGCCGGCCTGCGCGACGGCGAGAAGCCGATCGGCTGCTATCTCTTCGCCGGCCCGACCGGCGTCGGCAAGACCGAGGTCGCGCGCCAGCTCGCCTCCTCGCTGGGCGTCGAGCTGATCCGCTTCGACATGTCGGAATATATGGAGCGCCACACCGTCTCGCGGTTGATCGGCGCGCCTCCGGGCTATGTCGGCTTCGATCAGGGCGGGCTCCTGACCGACCAGATCGACCAGCATCCGCACAGCGTGCTGCTGCTCGACGAGATCGAGAAGGCCCATCCGGACCTGTTCAACATCCTCCTGCAGGTGATGGACCACGGCAAGCTGACCGACAATAACGGCAAGCAGGTCGATTTCAGGAACATCATCCTGATCATGACGACCAATGCCGGCGCCGCCGACATGGCCCGCAACGCCTATGGCTTCACCCGGACCAAGCGCGAGGGCGACGATACGGAGGCGATCAACAAGCTGTTCGCGCCGGAATTCCGCAACCGGCTCGATTCGGTCATCTCCTTCGGCCATCTGCCGAAGACGGTGGTTGCGCGTGTCGTCGACAAGTTCGTGCTCCAGCTCGAAGCGCAGCTCGCCGACCGCAACGTCACGATCGAGCTCTCGGAAGAGGCGCGCGACTGGCTGGTCGAGAACGGTTATGACGAGGCGATGGGCGCCCGCCCGATGGCCCGCCTGATCCAACAGACGATCAAGACCCCGCTCGCCGACGAGGTGCTGTTCGGGCGCCTGAAGAATGGTGGCGCGGTCAAGGTCGTCGTCGTCCAGTCCGAGACCGGTATCAAGGTGCTCGGCCTCGAATTCCCGGACGGGCCGGCGAAGCCCAAGCCGGAGAAGGACGTCGCGGCGGCGACCGCCAAGCGGGTGCCGAAGCCGCGTGCGAAAGCTGCGGCTACCGGCAAAACGAGCAAGACTCCGCCGCGGCGAGCGCCTAAAGGTGGCGGCACTCCCGATGGGACGGGTGGCGGTGCTCCGAAGGCCTCGGCCAAGGGCGTGCGCACCGTGCCGAAGGTTCCGCTGACGAAGGCCTGA
- a CDS encoding HIT family protein translates to MTAYDPSNVFAKILRGELPSHTVYEDDETLAIMDIMPRADGHVLVIPKAPCRNVFDAPADALKAVALTTQKLARAVKAAFSAEGVTIQQFNEAAGGQVVFHLHVHVMPRFDGVALRPHTGAMEKNEVLASHAEKIREALKKI, encoded by the coding sequence ATGACCGCCTATGATCCCTCGAACGTCTTCGCCAAGATCCTGCGCGGCGAACTGCCCTCCCACACCGTCTACGAGGATGACGAGACGCTCGCGATCATGGACATCATGCCGCGCGCCGACGGCCATGTGCTGGTGATCCCGAAGGCGCCCTGCCGCAATGTCTTCGACGCCCCGGCCGATGCGCTGAAGGCGGTGGCGCTGACCACCCAGAAGCTGGCGCGCGCCGTGAAGGCCGCCTTCTCGGCCGAGGGCGTCACCATCCAGCAATTCAACGAGGCAGCCGGCGGGCAGGTCGTGTTCCATCTCCATGTCCATGTCATGCCGCGTTTCGACGGCGTGGCGCTGCGCCCGCATACCGGCGCGATGGAGAAGAACGAGGTCCTCGCCAGCCATGCCGAGAAAATCCGCGAGGCCCTGAAAAAAATCTGA
- a CDS encoding glycerophosphodiester phosphodiesterase family protein, with amino-acid sequence MSAGSIKPSGRPDLGWLVAKPIAHRGLHDLAAGVIENSPSAATAAIAGGFGIECDVQLTADGEAVVFHDFVLDRLTGETGAVVTRKAAELGAITLKGSGDRILTLPAFLDLIGGRVPLVIEIKSRFDGDLKLTKRTVEVVAGYKGHPIVIKSFDPAIVTALRELAPEVPRGIVAMNAYDYGDYDKLSAERKHALANLLHFTESRPDFISWKVTDLDSAAPYLCRNALGLPLMSWTVRTPEERQRAAAMADQMVFEGFRP; translated from the coding sequence ATGTCCGCAGGGTCTATCAAGCCCTCCGGCCGGCCCGATCTGGGCTGGCTGGTGGCCAAGCCGATCGCGCATCGCGGCCTGCATGACCTCGCGGCCGGCGTGATCGAGAACAGCCCCTCGGCCGCGACCGCTGCGATAGCCGGCGGTTTCGGCATCGAATGCGACGTCCAGCTCACCGCCGATGGCGAGGCGGTCGTCTTCCACGATTTCGTGCTCGATCGCCTGACGGGCGAGACCGGCGCCGTCGTCACCCGCAAGGCGGCAGAGCTCGGCGCGATCACGCTGAAGGGCTCGGGCGACCGCATCCTCACGCTCCCGGCCTTCCTCGACCTGATCGGCGGGCGCGTTCCGCTGGTGATCGAGATCAAGAGCCGCTTCGACGGCGACCTCAAGCTCACGAAGCGGACCGTAGAGGTTGTCGCGGGCTACAAAGGCCACCCGATCGTGATCAAGTCCTTCGATCCCGCGATCGTGACGGCCTTGCGTGAGCTTGCCCCCGAGGTTCCGCGCGGCATCGTCGCGATGAACGCCTATGATTATGGCGATTACGACAAGCTCTCGGCCGAGAGGAAACATGCCCTCGCCAATCTCCTGCACTTCACCGAGAGCCGGCCGGATTTCATCTCCTGGAAGGTCACCGATCTCGACAGCGCCGCGCCCTATCTCTGCCGCAACGCGCTGGGCCTACCACTGATGAGCTGGACGGTACGCACGCCGGAGGAACGGCAGCGGGCCGCGGCCATGGCCGACCAGATGGTCTTCGAGGGTTTTCGCCCTTGA
- a CDS encoding sigma-70 family RNA polymerase sigma factor: MTGAPATAFEANRSYLTRLAYRMLGSLSDAEDVVQDAWLRWHDSAPDAIANPRAWLGRVVTRLCLDLMKSARRKRETYVGAWLPEPLIETIGAAPSPDEAIDVPYALQLALERLSPLERAAFLLHDVFDLPFAEIAETLGRSEAACRQLVSRARRHAREEDGPRHPLSPDEARRYAKAFFEAAHSTDATILKSMLAHDAILRADGGGKVNSVLNPILGSDRIGRFFAGISRHVEKQARATTHYQCVMINGLPGYVSLERGETVQAMALDIRDGAVAAIYIIRNPDKLGHVRRLLTEA, encoded by the coding sequence ATGACGGGCGCGCCTGCCACCGCTTTCGAGGCTAACCGGTCCTACCTGACCCGTCTCGCCTACCGCATGCTCGGCTCGCTCAGCGATGCCGAGGATGTGGTGCAGGACGCATGGCTGCGCTGGCATGACTCCGCGCCGGACGCGATCGCCAACCCGCGCGCCTGGCTCGGGCGCGTGGTGACGCGGCTCTGCCTCGACCTGATGAAATCGGCGCGGCGCAAGCGCGAGACCTATGTCGGCGCCTGGCTGCCAGAGCCCCTGATCGAGACGATCGGCGCCGCTCCGAGCCCGGATGAGGCGATCGACGTGCCCTATGCGCTCCAGCTCGCGCTGGAGCGGCTGTCACCGCTGGAGCGTGCCGCCTTCCTGCTGCACGACGTCTTCGACCTGCCCTTCGCCGAAATCGCCGAGACGCTCGGGCGCAGCGAGGCCGCCTGCCGGCAGCTCGTCTCACGGGCGCGCCGCCATGCCCGCGAGGAGGACGGCCCGCGCCATCCGCTCTCGCCCGACGAGGCCAGGCGCTATGCGAAAGCCTTCTTCGAAGCCGCCCACAGCACTGATGCCACGATCCTGAAGAGCATGCTCGCCCATGACGCGATCCTGCGCGCCGATGGCGGCGGCAAGGTCAACTCCGTGCTGAATCCAATCCTCGGCAGCGACAGGATCGGCCGCTTCTTTGCCGGCATCAGCCGCCATGTCGAAAAGCAGGCGCGCGCGACGACGCACTATCAATGCGTGATGATCAACGGCTTGCCCGGCTATGTCAGCCTGGAGCGCGGCGAGACCGTGCAGGCGATGGCGCTCGACATCCGCGACGGGGCGGTCGCCGCGATCTACATCATCCGCAACCCCGACAAGCTCGGCCATGTCCGGCGCCTGCTGACGGAAGCGTAA